The genomic stretch CGGTTCTCCCAGGTGATCGGGACCTCCTCCACCCGGTAGCCGCTCCGGTGCAGCCGCCAGAGGAGTTCGACGTCGAACTCAAACCCGGTCGACCGGATCGAGGAGAGAACCTCCTCAAGCGCATCTTTCCGGAAGACCTTTGCGCCGCACTGGGTGTCCCGGTAATCGAGCCCGAAGAGCGCCCTGGCCATGAGGTTGAAGAGACGGCTCTCGACCCGGCGACGGAACCCCTGCCGCACGGGGAGGACCGAGCCCGGAACCCAGCGCGACCCGATGGCGCCGTCGGCGGTTGCGAGACGGTCGAAGAGCCGCTCCATCTCGGATAGCGCGGTCGAGCCGTCCGCGTCCATGTAGCCGACGAAGGGTGTTTCGGCCGCCTCCATCCCGGCGACGACGCCTCCTCCTTTCCCGAGCCGGGCCGGGTAGGTCAGGCACCGGATGGAGAGCGACGGGTGAGCGTCCGCAAACGCACCGACGATCTCTGCTGTGGCATCGGTCCCGTCGCAGACGAAGACGAGATCGCCCTTGAAGCCCGAGACGTCCTCGAGGAGCGACCGGATCCGCCGCTCTTCGTTGTATGCGGGGATCACCAGGGTGCAGTCCGCCGGGCTCACGCCGCCGTTACCGGTATCGTCTAGCATTCCAGTTTCGTGATGATGGTGTCGGCGAACTGTGCGGCGGCGGCGGGGCCGTTCGCGGTCACGACCTGCATGTCGGCGACGACGGGGATCTCAAGGAAGTTCGCTCCCGCCTTCTTCATCTCCGCGACAGCCGCCGGGCTCGGGTATACCGTCGCCTGCCGCCCGGCGAGGATGCCCGCCCGTGCCAGCACGACCGGCGCAAGGCAGATGGCGGCGACGACCTTGCCCTGCTCGAAGAACGACCTGACGAGTTCCCGGAGCCGTTTGCTTCCCCAGAGGTGCTCCTCCGAACCGCTGCCGCCCACGATCACGATCCCGGCGTAGTCGTCGGGATTCGCGTCCTCAAACGTCATGGTCGCCTCCGCGGCGCCCCCGAGCATCCCCGTGCACGTGCCGGCGACCGTCGAGGCGATATCGACGCCGATCCCCGCCTCCTCGAAGGTGCGTCTCGGGATCTCCAGTTCCTCGTCTCTGAACCGTTCCGGTGCAATCGCAAGCAAGAGTTTCATACGCGTCTTCTATCAGGGATTTGTTCATAAGCGTATTGATGGTTGTGGAGCGGGGTCGTGCCCCCCCGGAGAGAATGCCCGGGAAGATCCGGGCCGTGTTTTTAAACAAGATTATTATAATAATTGCGCCATTGAAGTGCAGACCCCGCGGCAGCGTGAGATCCGAAGGCTCTGCCGGAGGCCCGGTCATTCATCCAGATCGGGCCGTCCCCGGCACGGAGTAGAGGCCTGTTCCCGGGGTGGAGACGAGGAGTGATAGATGATGCGACGCGGCACCTGTCTCTGGTTCGTCCTGCTCTCGGCACTTGCGCTCGTTATGGGCGCGGGAGCACAGGCAGGAGATCCTGCGGTTATCTGGAACCGGACGTACGGAGGACCTGATGCTTACGACGCGGCATACGCGGCCGTTCCCGACCCCGGCGGAACCGGGCTCTTCCTTGCCGGGGAGACTGTTTCTCCCGAAGGGGGGAAGACGGACGCCTGGGTGATCCGGCTCGCGCCGGACGGCGGCGAGGAGTGGAACAGGACCTACGGCGGGGAGGAGGCCGACACTGCGCACGCCATCATCCGGACCAATGTGGGTAACCTCCTCCTCGCCGGGAACCTCACCCTCGTCACGAACGGGACGCGGGCCGACACCGATGCCTGGCTCGTGGAGATAGACCCCTCCGGCGGCGAGGTCTGGAACCGGACTTACGGCGGCCCGGACGTCAACGCCACGGCAGCCGCGGCTATCGAGGCGGAAGACGGGGGCTACGTCTTCGTCGGTTCTATCAGGCCGCGGGAGGGGAACGAATCCTCGGCCTGGGTGGTCAGGGTGAACGAGACAGGTGGTGAGGTCTGGAACCGGACGTTCGGCGGAGCGGGGGAGAATACCGCGAACGCCGTCACCCGAATTCCCGGTGGGGACTTCGTCGTTGCCGGCAGCACCGAGTCCTCGGGAGCAGGCATGGCCGACGTCTGGGCGGTCAGGCTGAACGGGTCGGGCGGTGAGGTCTGGAACAGGACGTTCGGCAGCCCCGACGACGATGCCGGCCGGGCGGTGCTCAACACCTCCGACGGCAACCTGCTCGTCGCCGGCACGTTCACGGAGCGGCCGGACAACACGACGGTCGATACCGACGCACTCCTCATCAAACTCACGCCTGACGGGGATATCCTCTGGGACTGGATCTACGGCGACTTCGGCGTGAACGAGACGGCGGCGGCCGTCATCGAAACCCCTGACGGCGGCTACCTCTTCGCCGGGGAGACGGCCTACCCCGGGGTGGACGATACCGACGCCTGGCTGGTCGCGACCGACGCCGACGGAGCGGTGGCATGGAGCAGGACATTCGGCGGCGTAAACCCCGGCGATAAGGCCACATCGCTTATCGAGTCCGCACCGGGAGAGTTCGTCTTTGCAGGGACGTTCAACGCCACGGTGAGCGGAAGGACGGCAACCACAGATGCCTGGGCGGTGAAACTGGGGCCGAAGCCCACGCCGACGGCTACCCCGACGGCGACCCCGACGCCCGTACCCACAGCGGCACCTTCCAGGCCCTCGAAAGCACCGATCATCTCCCAGAAGCCGCCGGTACCGGCCGCAACGGCGACTGCCGCCCCGTCACCGGTCGTGACGGGGCCGGCGGGAACCCCCTCGCCGTCTCCGACTGCAGTTCCGACGCCGGTCACGACGCCCGTGCCCACCGGGACGACGACGCCCACGGCCACGCCGACTATGACGGTCGCCCCGTCTCCGACGATGACGCCGGTCGGCGACGATGACGATGATGACGACGACAATGACGACGATACTAACCAGACCGGCGGCGCGGCAAACGAATCACTCTCGGGGACGGTCTGGTTCGACCTGAACGGTGACGGCGTCCGCGATCCCGGCGAGCCGGGTGTCCCCGAGATCAGCGTGCGGCTGATCGGCAAGCGAACCATGCTCGACTATACCGCCACCGGCCCGGACGGGTCGTACCGGTTCGGGGCCATCCCCTCCGTCGGCTACGCCGGTGTGGAGTTCGTTCTCCCGGACGGGTATTCCTGCACCGTCCCGGGCCTGGACAACAACGCTGCGCCGCTCGACACGGACGTGATATTCGCCGAAGGCGGGGTTGACCGGCAGACCCTGAATGCGGGACTCGTCGGGAATCTCCTGCCCGGAACCCCGGCGGGGGCCTACGGGTGGGTGCTCGGGACGGCCTGGAGCGACGATAACCGGGACGGGATCCGGGATGAGACCTCCGGCATGACGGATGTCGAGGTCCGCCTCCTGGACGCGGACGGGAACGTGGCGGCGTCGACCCGGACCAGGTATCACGACCGGTACTTCTCCATGTACCTCTTCGGCCCGCTTCCGCCCGGGGAGTACTCCGTCGCGTTCACTGCGCCGGACGGCTACATCTTCACGAATCCTGGCCGGGACAGCCACGTCGACCCCTCGACCGGGGCGACCGGCCGGTTTGCGGTCGGCGGAGGGGAGGCGGTCGTCAGGGGTGCGGGGCTGATCCTCTCCCTGTCTCCGGCCGCCTCCCCAGGCGATCCGGGAGGTGGGGCCCCCGCTCCGGGCGGGACGGACGATGCGGCCGTTCGCGCTGAGGAAGACGATGAGGAGGGCGAGCCGGTCGTGACCGGCGTCCCGCAGGTTCCGGCGAACGAGACCGTCGATGACGGCGATGCCGCCGGTGAATGGGAACCTGTGCGGGAGAGCGGCGATGATAACGAGGTTAGGGATAACGATGACCAGAACAAGGTTAGGGACAACAACGGTCGAAAAGAGATTGGAGACAATAACGACCGGAAAGAGACCCGGGACAATGGCGATCGAAAAGAGCCGAAAGACGATGACCGGAAAAGGCCGGATGGGATGGAAAAGAGCGTCCGGCATGACGACGGCAGGGACGAGGGTGACTGATCGGAAGGAGTAAAGCGGCGTTCGACAACGGCGATGCGCGTATCTTCTATGGTTTTCTGATCGGCATGGCTCCCTGCTCCCGATCGGTTCGGGTCATGGAGGCCGGGATGTTTTCTGTTTTCATGGCGATGGCCACACGGATCGCTCGGACGAACCCGGGGAGTTCCTGAGCATCTCTCCCAGATCAATAAAAATATTAAATATTTTAATGGCTATCAGGAACCGAACCCCGGGGCCGGTACCGGACCGGAAAAAATCTCGATCCTGCAGGCCGCCGGAAGGCGGTGCGAAGAGGCACAGCAGCCTTCCATGGGGTTACACGCCCGGAGCGTCCGGGCAGATGAGGTGAACCGGGTGAGATCTACCAGTGTTCTTGCAGCAGTCATCGTATCAGCGTTCGTCTTCGGTTCGATGGCAGGCGCCGCCGTCCCGGCGGAGCCCGGCTCGGGTGCAGTATACGAGAGAACCGTCGGCACGATCGGGGGCACGATATTTCTGGATGCCGACGCGAACGGCGTCCAGGACTCCGGCGAGCGGGGCATGAGCGGCGTCGCCGTCCACCTCCTCGGCGCCGCAGGTGAGCGGATCGCAACGGCGGAGACGTTCGCCCACGCCTGTGAAGGGCTCTACATCTTCAGCGGCGTCCTCCCGGGGAACTACACCGTCGAGGTCGTCCCGCCGGAGGGCTACGGCTTCACCGTCCCCGGCATGGGGGCTCCCGGCGAGACGATGAGCACCGTCGATACAGTGAACGGCACGACCACCACCATCGACCTGACGGAAGAGACGGTTCAGACGGCGGACCTCGTCGTCAGGGATGCCGGCCTGGTGCCGGCCGCCGCCTGACGGCGATCACACATTTTTACTGGTGCTCAGCAACGTGCTGCCGGAGCATCGTGCCGGGCCTGTATCGGTCGGCGATCTCGAGCGCCGTCTTCCGGAGAGCCGCGTGCTCCACGATGCAGGACTCCGGCGGGGCCGCCTTCCGAAGGATCCGGGAAGTGTTCTCGGTGATCTGGATGAGCTCCGTTGCTATCAGGGCGTTGAGCCAGAGGAGGTCGCGGAGCATCTCTTTCGTTTCTTCGTCCTGGTGCATGGATAGAGGTAGGCAGTGCTCCCTCATCAATCGTGCCCAATAGAAGGGTTGATTGACCACGCCGGGAAATACTTCAGAGAGTATGGGTATGCAGTTTCTGGAGTTCGCCCAAGTCTGCGAGCGCCTCGAAGGGACCCCGGGACGCCTCGATATGATCGAGCAGATCGCCGCCGTCCTCCCCCGGCTCGACGACGAGGAGCTCCCCGTCTTCGTCCGGTTCGTCATGGGCAGGGTCTTTCCCGACTGGAGCACCAAAAAACTCGGTGTGGGTCCGAACCTCCTCTACGACGCCGTGGCCTACGTCGTCGGGACGAAGCGGGAGACCGTCCGGGAGGCGATCAACACAACCGGCGACGTGGGCCTCGCCGTCGAGGGACTCCTTGCAAAGAAGGAGCAGACGTCGTTCTTTATCGAGGAACTCGACCTCACCGGGGTCTACCGGGAGCTCGAGCGGATGGCGGTCGTCGAAGGACAGCGGTCGCAGCGGGAGAAACTCCGCGTGGCGCAGAGGCTCTTCGGCAACGCCCGGCCGCTCGAGGGGCGCTACCTCGCGCGGCTGATGCTCGAGGAACTCCGGATCGGCGTGGGGGAAGGGAACGTCCGCGACGCCGTCGCCCGGGCGTTCGAGGTCGACGTCCGCCTGGTCGAGCATGCCCACCAGGCGCTGAACGATCTCGGGGAGGTCGCCCTCCTCGCCCGGCGCGACCCCGACGCGCTCTCCCGCGTGACGATCGAGCCGTTCCGGCCGGTGAAGATGAT from Methanoculleus chikugoensis encodes the following:
- a CDS encoding dolichyl-phosphate beta-glucosyltransferase, which codes for MLDDTGNGGVSPADCTLVIPAYNEERRIRSLLEDVSGFKGDLVFVCDGTDATAEIVGAFADAHPSLSIRCLTYPARLGKGGGVVAGMEAAETPFVGYMDADGSTALSEMERLFDRLATADGAIGSRWVPGSVLPVRQGFRRRVESRLFNLMARALFGLDYRDTQCGAKVFRKDALEEVLSSIRSTGFEFDVELLWRLHRSGYRVEEVPITWENRDESKVATTDAKAMLLGMIRLRFG
- a CDS encoding DJ-1/PfpI/YhbO family deglycase/protease: MKLLLAIAPERFRDEELEIPRRTFEEAGIGVDIASTVAGTCTGMLGGAAEATMTFEDANPDDYAGIVIVGGSGSEEHLWGSKRLRELVRSFFEQGKVVAAICLAPVVLARAGILAGRQATVYPSPAAVAEMKKAGANFLEIPVVADMQVVTANGPAAAAQFADTIITKLEC
- a CDS encoding MSCRAMM family adhesin SdrC, with the translated sequence MMRRGTCLWFVLLSALALVMGAGAQAGDPAVIWNRTYGGPDAYDAAYAAVPDPGGTGLFLAGETVSPEGGKTDAWVIRLAPDGGEEWNRTYGGEEADTAHAIIRTNVGNLLLAGNLTLVTNGTRADTDAWLVEIDPSGGEVWNRTYGGPDVNATAAAAIEAEDGGYVFVGSIRPREGNESSAWVVRVNETGGEVWNRTFGGAGENTANAVTRIPGGDFVVAGSTESSGAGMADVWAVRLNGSGGEVWNRTFGSPDDDAGRAVLNTSDGNLLVAGTFTERPDNTTVDTDALLIKLTPDGDILWDWIYGDFGVNETAAAVIETPDGGYLFAGETAYPGVDDTDAWLVATDADGAVAWSRTFGGVNPGDKATSLIESAPGEFVFAGTFNATVSGRTATTDAWAVKLGPKPTPTATPTATPTPVPTAAPSRPSKAPIISQKPPVPAATATAAPSPVVTGPAGTPSPSPTAVPTPVTTPVPTGTTTPTATPTMTVAPSPTMTPVGDDDDDDDDNDDDTNQTGGAANESLSGTVWFDLNGDGVRDPGEPGVPEISVRLIGKRTMLDYTATGPDGSYRFGAIPSVGYAGVEFVLPDGYSCTVPGLDNNAAPLDTDVIFAEGGVDRQTLNAGLVGNLLPGTPAGAYGWVLGTAWSDDNRDGIRDETSGMTDVEVRLLDADGNVAASTRTRYHDRYFSMYLFGPLPPGEYSVAFTAPDGYIFTNPGRDSHVDPSTGATGRFAVGGGEAVVRGAGLILSLSPAASPGDPGGGAPAPGGTDDAAVRAEEDDEEGEPVVTGVPQVPANETVDDGDAAGEWEPVRESGDDNEVRDNDDQNKVRDNNGRKEIGDNNDRKETRDNGDRKEPKDDDRKRPDGMEKSVRHDDGRDEGD
- a CDS encoding SdrD B-like domain-containing protein, with translation MRSTSVLAAVIVSAFVFGSMAGAAVPAEPGSGAVYERTVGTIGGTIFLDADANGVQDSGERGMSGVAVHLLGAAGERIATAETFAHACEGLYIFSGVLPGNYTVEVVPPEGYGFTVPGMGAPGETMSTVDTVNGTTTTIDLTEETVQTADLVVRDAGLVPAAA